A region of Myxococcus stipitatus DSM 14675 DNA encodes the following proteins:
- the rpmH gene encoding 50S ribosomal protein L34, producing MSKRTYQPSKLRRNRTHGFRKRNGTKSGRDVLKRRRAKGRKRLVVSAAKK from the coding sequence GTGTCCAAGCGCACGTACCAGCCGTCGAAGCTGCGCCGCAACCGCACCCACGGGTTCCGCAAGCGCAACGGAACCAAGTCCGGCCGTGATGTCCTCAAGCGCCGCCGCGCGAAGGGCCGCAAGCGGCTGGTCGTGTCGGCTGCCAAGAAGTAA